CGTGATATTCTAATGTTGATAGTTGTTCCTGTACAAATGTTTTAGAAATAAAAGTTTAGATatcagtatttttattaaaattcagttaatattaataataattaattactacaaatcataaaatttactaattttttaatatttcttttttaaaaacgCGTTAAAAGCTGCTgtacaaaaatacaaatatcAATTCAGACATCGCAACGCTGGTAGACCTTATTAGTTATAATATCATATCAATGGAAAAGTCTATGCTTATtttaaaagagtttaattttaatcgagcataaaatattttatataattttttatttatatttatatttttaaataattatttatatatataaaaataattacttttgttCACATAAAATTACGTAATTAAAtccatatataaaatttttttatgtaaaggAGCCTCTATAAATAGATTTAGTAAGTTGCATTGTTTCATtcatcagagaattcataacaCCAGCAAACACGTAACAAATGAGCACCTTAATTATCTTGGGTTCAACAGAACGTAAGTATAGTATATACATTGGATTggattatttcttcttcttcttcttcttttttctttattcagttgctttccttcttcttcctttttcttttattttcttttctttatgcaataattgttaaaattaaaacaataaacaaattatgcaaaatttatatattttaacatttttagatAAGAAATGGAAATTTAATAAGTAACCAGTTCTGAATTAGATTtaccatttttcttcaaaatttgattattattattattattaggtacCAAGTGCATTACTACAAAGGAAGGACTAAAATATGCTGCACATGAATAGTGGTGTAGGAGACAAAAGCTATGCACATAACTCTTTCTTTCAAGTACTATACATACACTCTCCCCTGCTCTTTCTCTCTatataaaattgttaaataataattatcttattattatttttttcgaatcTTTTGTACTAATTAATTTGAGCGTTCTTCTAAGCAGAGAAAGGCAATCATCCAGGCAAAACCAATATTAGAAGAAAGTATCACAAGACTCTATCATAATAATATTGTTCCCAAGTGTTTGAAGGTAGCTGATTTAGGGTGTTCTTCAGGACCAAATGCTCTTCAAGTTGTATCAAATATCATCAACATTGTTGACACAACTAGCTCCAACTTGAATCTTAGTTCACCTAATTTCCAATTCTACTTGAATGATCTATTTGAAAATGATTTCAATACTATTTTCAAATCACTCCCTCAATACCACAAGACATTAttggaagaaaagaaggaaCTCAAGATTGGTTCATGTTTCATTAATGCAACTCCAGGGACATTCTACAACAGACTCTTTCCGACTTCTTCCATTATTCCTATTGTCTACACTGGCTTTCTCAGGTGAACAATATAATGTTAAACTAACCCATTTTGTCTAACAAATTTTATAGGATGAACTATGTTTTTTGCTTCTAAGGTATGCAATTTTCGTTCAGAAATATCACTAACATCTAATCCCATTCAATTTTATTCGTAACGCTTTTTATTCATGTAAAAATTACTATTGGACATTAACTTCATCTAAAACATTAGACACGAAATTAAAATATCTAGATAGCTGCTACAAATTGAAAatgttaaagataaaaataaatgaatcgAAAATGATACattttttaacttataaaaaaaataaagtagtcCAAACTAAAACCTACTAATTAGTTTGGTAATGATCATTATTTAAATAGTATTGCACTCTctactttttctaaaaaatattaacattcGCTCATGTTAACAAATACAGAACAGCAATAGTGACAATAGGAAGTAATGTTTTTCCTACAAATTATATTAGATTAAAGACGATAAGAGTGCAAAAATTTCAGGTTCCAGAGAAGTtgattgaaggagaagaagaagcacttAGATGGGACAACATATATTTAACAAGAACAAGTCCTGTGTCAATGCACAAAGCATATTTGGAACAATTCCAGAAGGACTTCAAACAGTTCCTGAAATCACGTTCAGAAGAATTGGTAACAGGTGGTGGCATGCTTTTGGCATTCATTGGAAGACAAGATACTTCAGAAATTAGAACTGCTTGGGAGCTAATTGACATGTCACTCAAGGACTTGCTCTTAGAGGTACACACTAAAAATCacattaagaaaataatttaaaaacaatttGTTTTAGATCATGGTTCTAAAAATCATACCAAACCGACACGATCAGTTTAATTGGATAGTATGTTAACATACCATATTTTGTGTGTTGTCTGAAGAAATTGATTGAAAAGGCAACTTTGGAATGCTTCAATATGCCAAATTAtgacccttcaatggaagaagtTAAACAAGTAATCGAGGAAGAAGGATCTTTCATTCTTCAGAAACTGGAAACGGTTCATCAGGATTGGGACCCCAACACAAATGGAGGAGGCAATGATAAGAATAAGGTTGATGAGAATATGAGAGGGGAGATTGTAGCTAAATACATTAGAGCTATTACTGAACCCCTTTTAAAGGCACATTTCGGAGAATTGAGAATGGATGAGTTATTCCTTAGGTTGGAAAATAAGGCTGTCCAACTTATTAAGGAGactaaaatattcaaatttccTATCCTTGTAATATCCCTTATTAAAAATGCTTAATACAGGATCCCTTTATGTATGTTAGTGCTATTCATATTTTGTGAATAACATGTATGTTGTGACagaatttgattgaaaatggaAGGAAGTTAAATACATTAGAGCTGTTACTGAACCCCTTTTAAAGGCACATTTCGGAGAAAGGATCATGGATGCATGAGCTATTTCTTATGTTTAAAGATAAGGTTGCACAAATTGTTAGGGAGATTCAAATATTGGAATTTCCTAACTTTGTAGTGTCTCTTGTTAAAAAtgcttaatataaaattatgtcgTTATCGGTCCACATGTAACCTGAGATAATAAACTTAGAGAGTTGAACTTAATAGTTAGTTAATTGCTGCTGTTAACATTTGTTAACATTAGTCAGTTAGAATTGCCAACTAGCAAAGTTAGTTAAGTATATTAAGTTAATTAGTTCTTGtataactatataaaaataagcaTGTAATGCAaaaatgaatgatgaataaataaCTTTCATCTTCACCAAATTCCTTCTTTCTCATCTTTTCTGATTCTCTTTTTCTGCAAATTCCAATTATGCAAATCTCAATTCACTAACAGCTTCTTCATTTgctcttttttcttctatttatctCTCTCTCATTCCTTTCTCCAAGTTCTTCATCCTTCACCTTCGGACTCATCTGACGAAAATTGATGAGAACCTAAATCTCTCCTATAGTGTAATTTCACAATTAAGTTACATCAGCaccttgttaaaaaaaaatagataaaagatTGATATAGTACATTTTTATCAATTTCAGATATGTAATTAGtgcaattaaaatttaaaaaaaaaaaatttaatatactaTATTAATGTCGGAGACCACTTTAAAACTTATAAAATAATCTCAATTGTAATAAATTATCATCCATTATGTAAACACATTTAACATCTGAAAAATCTGTTGTAAATGTAGTTTGACTTTAAGTTAACATATAGATTGATCTAGGTAGAGCGtagcttttaatttttttaaaattgcatataaattttaatttagtctatGACCTTTTAATTGTCTCTGTTTAAtctctaaattttataaatataactcCTATTAATTTCAgtaataatttagttattaactaCTAAACCAACTCAACTTAATTGAGAAAaagacatttttttttaaattagaataagCCATCTTTATAACATTATCTTTGGCATTTGCTACTCAAAGAAAAACATtctttttttgtgactaaaaaGACATTCTTTTTTGATAGTGGTGAGTTGTACTCACTCGTACTTGGcagttttaaattcaattaaataataaaaataaataaaaaaatcggaCATGTAAACcatgaaaaattagaaaacatacaaaaatacgcgtaataagagagaattttGACGccaacaaaataaacataattttttataattgtttttatatttaaattttttaaatttaatgatcAATTataacattagttaaaattcTATTCGATCTAAATAATAACAAGatatatcaatttttattttttaaattaatctaaattaaattattaatatttttattattttaaaaaattatttttttatacctatacaaattatatttttatatttataaacatatttataactaaattaattatgaacTCGTTTACACAGTAAACttgaaaattaaacaaaataccTAATGATTTGTCCACTGCATCTTCTGATATTTGTTCATAAAAAATGTCTCTTTTTTTCTATGAAATTTAGTTCTTCACAACTTTTCAGTTCTCACCCTTGAGATGAAGTTGTCATAAT
The genomic region above belongs to Arachis duranensis cultivar V14167 chromosome 3, aradu.V14167.gnm2.J7QH, whole genome shotgun sequence and contains:
- the LOC107477041 gene encoding LOW QUALITY PROTEIN: 3,7-dimethylxanthine N-methyltransferase 1 (The sequence of the model RefSeq protein was modified relative to this genomic sequence to represent the inferred CDS: inserted 1 base in 1 codon), whose product is MLHMNSGVGDKSYAHNSFFQRKAIIQAKPILEESITRLYHNNIVPKCLKVADLGCSSGPNALQVVSNIINIVDTTSSNLNLSSPNFQFYLNDLFENDFNTIFKSLPQYHKTLLEEKKELKIGSCFINATPGTFYNRLFPXFFHYSYCLHWLSQVPEKLIEGEEEALRWDNIYLTRTSPVSMHKAYLEQFQKDFKQFLKSRSEELVTGGGMLLAFIGRQDTSEIRTAWELIDMSLKDLLLEKLIEKATLECFNMPNYDPSMEEVKQVIEEEGSFILQKLETVHQDWDPNTNGGGNDKNKVDENMRGEIVAKYIRAITEPLLKAHFGELRMDELFLRLENKAVQLIKETKIFKFPILNLIENGRKLNTLELLLNPF